Proteins from one Algicella marina genomic window:
- a CDS encoding tetratricopeptide repeat protein, whose amino-acid sequence MGNRDDFCGCETSLREPDAIAEWNETIKAFLAHSATTPDHLSEVQALAPNFALAHATKGLFCLLLGRSELIETAEEALRTAKELGSENPRESIYILALGHYLSGKPSTAASAFDDLLAQWPEDALAMKFVQAIRFVLGQPNEMRSSLEKIRPAYEGHATLGYLKGCYSFALEETGDYSAAERAGREGLLLAPDDAWGLHAVAHVYDMTARAEEGLFWLSGQTQAWKHCNNFRYHVWWHIALMQLDLGRTEEALQLYDAEIRAEKTDDYRDISNAASLLSRLEVEGVNVGTRWEELAALSEGRIDDGCVVFADLHYILALMGGERKGAMRKMLQRMAEDAVRKETDMHRITSHPGLSAAKGLEAYSEGQFTTALTNLLSARVGLQRIGGSHAQRDVFERLTIEAALRSGCLDTAETMLGERTAKRGGFEDGYTARRRCLLETARADARRTAAPLA is encoded by the coding sequence ATGGGCAACAGAGATGATTTCTGCGGATGCGAGACTTCGCTGCGTGAACCAGATGCAATCGCGGAATGGAACGAGACGATCAAAGCTTTTCTCGCACATTCTGCCACGACGCCGGACCATCTCTCCGAAGTGCAGGCACTGGCGCCAAATTTCGCGCTAGCCCACGCAACAAAAGGACTTTTCTGTCTATTATTGGGACGGTCCGAACTCATCGAGACCGCCGAGGAAGCTCTGCGAACCGCCAAGGAACTCGGGTCGGAAAATCCTCGTGAATCGATCTATATCCTCGCCCTTGGTCACTACCTTTCCGGAAAACCGTCCACCGCGGCATCAGCATTCGATGACTTGCTTGCGCAGTGGCCGGAGGATGCCCTCGCGATGAAATTTGTGCAGGCAATCCGTTTCGTCCTTGGCCAGCCGAATGAAATGCGATCTTCGCTGGAGAAGATCCGCCCTGCCTATGAAGGCCATGCGACACTTGGCTACCTCAAGGGGTGCTATTCATTTGCACTCGAAGAAACCGGAGATTACAGCGCTGCCGAAAGGGCTGGGCGGGAAGGCCTTCTGCTTGCACCGGACGACGCCTGGGGATTGCATGCGGTTGCCCATGTCTACGACATGACGGCACGTGCGGAAGAAGGCCTTTTCTGGCTCTCCGGCCAGACACAGGCTTGGAAACACTGCAACAATTTTCGCTATCATGTGTGGTGGCACATTGCGCTAATGCAGCTGGATCTCGGCCGAACAGAAGAGGCGTTGCAATTGTATGATGCCGAAATCAGGGCCGAAAAAACGGACGACTACCGGGATATTTCCAATGCAGCCTCACTCCTCTCCAGGCTGGAAGTGGAGGGGGTGAATGTCGGGACAAGATGGGAGGAACTGGCCGCGCTGTCCGAAGGCCGGATCGACGATGGATGTGTTGTCTTCGCCGATTTGCACTACATCCTTGCACTGATGGGTGGTGAGCGGAAAGGCGCGATGCGGAAGATGCTTCAACGAATGGCCGAAGACGCTGTCAGGAAAGAAACGGACATGCACAGAATAACCAGTCACCCCGGTCTTTCCGCTGCCAAAGGGCTGGAAGCCTATTCCGAAGGCCAGTTCACGACGGCCTTGACCAATCTGCTTTCCGCTCGCGTAGGCCTTCAACGCATTGGCGGCAGTCACGCACAGCGAGATGTGTTCGAACGGTTGACGATCGAAGCTGCCCTCCGCAGTGGGTGCCTCGACACGGCAGAAACGATGTTGGGCGAACGCACGGCAAAGCGTGGCGGCTTCGAAGACGGCTATACAGCCCGTAGACGATGTCTGCTTGAAACCGCCCGTGCCGATGCTCGGCGGACAGCCGCTCCTTTGGCGTAA